The sequence GCTCAAGGTGTGCTTCTTCAATGCCCTGACCATTATCATGTAGCATCAGGTGAGCGTAGTTGTCAGATTTCGCACCGATGTGTTTTGTACAGAAGCTCTGATCGGCATAAAACTGTGCAGTACGGAAGGTGATGGCCGGATTTTTTGTCTTCTTTACAGCATCCACGGCATTGCCGAAGAGATTCAGAATCATCTGCTGCAACTGGGTTGGGTTACCCATAATGATTAATTTATGAGAGTCGATCTGTTTATCCAACTTGATGTTTTCAGGAATGACAATCTGATGCAGCCTGAATGCCTCCTTGATGAAGGTGGTGAGTGACAGGGGATGCATCTTCACCTCTTCACTGCGGGCAAAGACCATCATCTGCTTGATCATGTCGGCAGCCTGAAAACCTACCTTTTCAACCCGTTCTATTTTCTCAGTCAGCTCAGGCATGCCATGCATTTTCTTTTTGACCATGAAAAGATTGCCGATCATGCCTGCCAGCATGTTGTTGAAGTCGTGGGCGATGCCGCCGACCAGTGTACCAAGCGCCTCCATCTTCTGTGCCTGGCGGAACTGTGCCTCCAGCGTTTTGTGTTCGCTGAGGTCTTCATGGATGCCGACGAAATGTGTGATCTCGCCATCGCTGGCACGAATAGGAGAGATGGTGAGCATGGCGGGATAGAAGCTGCCATTCTTGCGTTTTTCAATGATCTCGCCCTGCCATACCTCACCGGATTTTATCGTTTTCCACATCTTTTCGTAAAATGCTACATCCTGATTTCCACTGTTAAGCAGGGATGGGTTCTGGCCTATTGCCTCCTCTTCGCTATAACCCGAATTGGAGCAGAATGCCTGATTGACGTATTCGATGACACCATTGAAGTCGGTGATCAGAACAGCCTCACCAGCCTGATCGATTGCCTTGAATATCTTGTCCGCCTGACTCTCCAGCTGCTTGTTCTGGATGATGTTGGCAACAGCATCAGCAACTGCTGTAAGGAATGTGGACTCTTCATCGTTCTGCTGGTGACCATGCTGAACATAAAGATTAATGATGCCGAGTAACCCTCCGGGAGCGAGAATCGGGATGCAGTAATGACCGTGGTTCGTTACCCCATCTGGACGAGTCACGTGATCGTTGTCCAGACACGCTTTGAAAAGCAACTTTTTGTTTTGGGCAGCAATACCGCAGAGACAGCGGTCGTACTCTACGGTCGAGCAGAGGCTGCGAAGTTCTTCACCAAGGTTTCTTTCCACAACCATCGTCAGTTCCGACTTTTTATCATCGGCAAGGAAGATGCTCCCTTTTTTATCCAGGGCCAGCCACTTGATATCCAGTATGACATCCAGAACCTTACTGAGAGTTTCAGAGAGGGTGCGAGACTCAAGTGCAAGCGATAAGATTTCGGAGAGTGATTGATTGATATCCGCACGTTGCTTCAGCGCTTTAGCTGCACTCTTTGAGGTTGAGTAGGCCTCATCGAAAAGAGCGACAATAATAATGCCACCCTGAATCAGGAAAGCGACAATGAGGATAAAAATTGCCATGATCAGTGGTTCGATGACCGCCTCGAAATGAAGTTTCGTTGTGGTTTCAAAGAAACTCATGCCTTCCATGGCGGTATAGTGCATGGCTGAAACAGCGACCCCCATGACGATGGCGGCCAGGGTTTTTGTGGGTAACTGACTGAAGATATGCGTATCACGTAGTTTGTTTGCGATCAGCAAGGCGGTAGTCGAGGCGATGATAGCGATGGCAACGGCAATCATGACGATGACAGCATCGTGATGCATGGTCGCATTCATTCTCATGGCAGCCATGCCGGAGTAGTGCATGCCTGCAATGCCGAGTCCCATGATCGTTCCTATGAAATATGTTCTAAGGGAGGAGGGTTTTAGACCCCCGCTGAAACGAAGCGGGTAGATGGCAATGGAGCTGACTGCGACTGCCAACAGCAGTGAAATTGCAGTAAGTGAAATATCAAACTGCACAGGAATTGGCATCTTCAGTGCCAGAATCGCAATAAAGTGCATGGTCCAGATGCCTGCGCCCAGGCTCAGGCCAAATGCTGCTACCCACGCCAGAGAGCGCCTGTCAGAACTGGAGGAGTAAATTCGGGGAACGGTTGAGAGAGTGACAAAGGATGCTCCAACCGCCGCCATTACTGAGATGGCAACCAGAATCCAGTTGTATGTACCTGTAATTTCCACCAGGGCTCCTTGTCACTTTAAGGCCATTTGCTGCATTTAATGGGTGATTCTAACGCCTCTCATCAAATCACTGCAACTTCGTTGATCAGAGGTTAGATTGCCGCGCTATGCCAAAACTATTATTTCATCTCGGAGAGCTATCTCTCAAGGGTAAGAACCGTTCCGTATTCG comes from Mariprofundus aestuarium and encodes:
- a CDS encoding MHYT domain-containing protein, coding for MEITGTYNWILVAISVMAAVGASFVTLSTVPRIYSSSSDRRSLAWVAAFGLSLGAGIWTMHFIAILALKMPIPVQFDISLTAISLLLAVAVSSIAIYPLRFSGGLKPSSLRTYFIGTIMGLGIAGMHYSGMAAMRMNATMHHDAVIVMIAVAIAIIASTTALLIANKLRDTHIFSQLPTKTLAAIVMGVAVSAMHYTAMEGMSFFETTTKLHFEAVIEPLIMAIFILIVAFLIQGGIIIVALFDEAYSTSKSAAKALKQRADINQSLSEILSLALESRTLSETLSKVLDVILDIKWLALDKKGSIFLADDKKSELTMVVERNLGEELRSLCSTVEYDRCLCGIAAQNKKLLFKACLDNDHVTRPDGVTNHGHYCIPILAPGGLLGIINLYVQHGHQQNDEESTFLTAVADAVANIIQNKQLESQADKIFKAIDQAGEAVLITDFNGVIEYVNQAFCSNSGYSEEEAIGQNPSLLNSGNQDVAFYEKMWKTIKSGEVWQGEIIEKRKNGSFYPAMLTISPIRASDGEITHFVGIHEDLSEHKTLEAQFRQAQKMEALGTLVGGIAHDFNNMLAGMIGNLFMVKKKMHGMPELTEKIERVEKVGFQAADMIKQMMVFARSEEVKMHPLSLTTFIKEAFRLHQIVIPENIKLDKQIDSHKLIIMGNPTQLQQMILNLFGNAVDAVKKTKNPAITFRTAQFYADQSFCTKHIGAKSDNYAHLMLHDNGQGIEEAHLERIFDPFFTTKEVGKGTGLGLSMSMTIVKSHHGFIEVKSEPGLGTEFHVYLPLADEKEDLKNIEVPSVAVEGNGEIILVVDDDSNLRHTAAEALETLGYKTMMAENGREAVEICQSIAVDVVLLDVVMPEVGGPEAAREILEKNPMAKIIFATGYDKADSLLSFKGIESIPVLSKPFKIQELSKSIRILLD